The Mycobacterium seoulense genomic interval CGGAGCGGGCCGCGGCGGCGTCCGAGGAGACCTGCACGCCCGGCGCGATCGCGCCGCCAAGGAATTCACCCTTGGCCGACACGACGTCCACGCAGATCGAGGAGCCGAAGTCGATGACGATGGCGGCGCTTTGGAAGCGGTGAAATGCGGCCAGGCAGTTGACGATCCGGTCGGCACCGACTTCCTTCGGATTGTCGACCAGCAGCGGGATGCCGGTGCGCACACCGGGCTCGATCAGCACGTGCGGCACCGCCGGCCAGTACTGGTCGAGCATGATCCGCACCTCGTGCAGCACCGACGGGACGGTGGACAGCGCGGCGGCGCCGGTGAGCCGCTCGGAGTCCTCGCCGATCAGGCCGTCGATGGTCAGGGCCAGCTCGTCGGCGGTGGCTTCGGACTCGGTCCGGATCCGCCAGTGCTGCACGACCTTTGCGTGCTCCTTGGACCCGGAGATCAGCCCCACGACGGTGTGGGTGTTACGAACGTCGATGGCGAGCAGCACGGTTACCGCGCGACGATTCGGGGATCCAACAGCTCGGCGGCGTCGGCGGGGACGAAGGCCGGATCGTCACCCAGGTCGATCGGCTTGTTGTCGGTGTCGACGAACACGATCCGCGGCCGGTAGGACCGCGCCTCGGCGTCTTCCATGGTCCCGTACGCGATCAGGATCACCAGATCGCCCGGGTGCACGAGATGGGCTGCCGCTCCGTTGATTCCGATCACGCCGCTGCCGCGCTCCCCGGTGATCGCGTAGGTGACCAGGCGGGCGCCGTTGTCGATGTCGACGATGGTCACCTGCTCGCCCTCGAGCAGGTCCGCAGCGTCCATCAGGTCGGCGTCGATGGTCACCGAGCCCACGTAGTGCAGGTCAGCCTGCGTGACGGTGGCGCGGTGGATCTTCGACTTGAGCATCGTCCGTAGCATCAATTCCTCCAAGATGATTCACGGGTGTGCCGATATCCGTCCGGCCCGACGGGTGCCGGCGAAGTCGTTTCTGTTCCGAGTTCAATGGCGATGTTGTCCAGCAGCCTGGTGCGGCCGAGCCGGACGGCGACGAGCAACCGGCCGGTTCTGTTGTCCTGCAACGGGCCCAGGTCCGCACCGCGCAGCTCGAGGTAGTCGACCGTGAGCTCGGGCACCGCCTCGAGCACCGCGCGCGCGGCGTCCAGCGCCGCCCGCGGCCCGGCGTCGGCGGCGTGCGCCGCCGCGGTCAGCGCCGCCGACACCGCCACGGCGGCCTCGCGCTGCGCCGGATCGAGGTAGCGGTTGCGTGACGACATGGCCAGCCCGTCGGCTTCGCGGACGGTGGGCACGCCGACCACCCCGACGTCGATGTTCAGGTCGGCGACCATCTGCCGGATCAGCACCAGTTGCTGATAGTCCTTCTCGCCGAAGAACACCCGGTCGGGCCGAACGATCTGCAGCAGCTTGCAGACCACGGTCAGCACGCCGGCGAAGTGGGTCGGTCGCGGACCACCCTCGAGGTCGGCGGCCAGTGGGCCGGGCTGCACGGTGGTGCGCAGGCCGTCGGGATACATCGCCGCCGCCGTTGGCGCGAACACGATCTCGACGCCTTCGCCGCGCAGCAGCGCCAGGTCGTCGTCCAGGGTCCGCGGGTAGGCGTCGAGGTCTTCTCCGGCGCCGAACTGGAGGGGGTTGACGAAGATCGACACCGCCACCACCGCGCCGGGCACCCGCTTGGCGGCGCGGACCAGGGTCAGGTGACCGTCGTGCAGCGCGCCCATGGTGGGGACCAGCATCACCCGGCGGCCGGTGTGACGCAGCGCGCGACAGACGTCGGTGACGTCGCTCGGACGCGAGTACAGGTTGAGTTCGCCGGCCTTGAACGCGGGCGGCCTTCCCGGTGTCATCCCGCCAGCACCCGGACGACGTCGGCGGGAGCGTGCGCGCGCCGGGCGGTCCGCAGGGCGTTCACCCGGTACGCCTGCCCCAGTTCGGGATCGACCTGATTCAGCGCGGCCAGGTGCCCGGCGACCGCGGCCGCGTCACCGCGCGCGACCGGGCCGGTCAGCGCGGCCTGCCCGCGTTGCAGGGTGTTCTCCAGCGCCGCCCGGGCCAGCGGCCCGACGATGCGTTCGGCGATCCCACCCGGTTGGTCGTCGACGGATTCTTGCCCGAGCAGTTCGCTGCCGCGCAGCGCGGCCCGCAACGCCTCCAGCGCGTCGGCGAGCACCGTCACCAGGTGGTTGCCGGCGTGCGCCAGGGCCGCGTGGTAGAGCACCCGCGCTTCCTCGCGCACGAAGAACGGCTCGCCGCCCATCTCCAGGACGAGCGATTGTCCGATCGCATACCCCACATCGTCGGCCGCGGTGATGCCGAAGCAGGTGTCGGGCAGCCTGCTGATGTCCTCATCGGACCCGGTGAACGTCATCGCCGGGTGGATCGCGAGCGGTATGCAGCCATCCCGGGTCAACGGCGCGAGAATGCCGACGCCGTTGGCGCCGGAGGTGTGGGCGACGATCGTGCCCGGCCGCACCGACGACGTCGCGGCCAGCCCGGACACCAGGCCGGCGAGTTCGCTGTCGGGGACGGCCAGCAGCAGCAGCTCGGCGCCGGCGGCCACGTCCGGCGGCGGCACCACCGGGGTATCGGGCAGCCAGCGCTGCGCCCGCTGGCGGGAGGCGTGGGAGATGGCGCTGCACGCCACCACCACGTGGTCGGCGCGCTCCAGCGCGACACCGAGCGCGGTGCCCACCCGGCCGGCCGAGATGATTCCCACCTTGAGCCTGGCCGGGCGCAAACCGTCGAACTGCACCATCGCAGACGACCTCACAGATTTCTTCGTTCGTTCCGGTCCCACCCCGTGGGTACCGTTCGGTCACTAAAACTGTAGTCGATTACCCGGCGGTGCCCAATGTGAGGAAGCTCCCAGCTCAGCCGTCGCGTCGACGACGGCGGCCCCCCTCGGACGGCTGGACCTGCAGCCGCGCCAGCAGGTCGGCAACCGACTGGCCGCCGGTTTGGGAGCCCTCGAGGCCCCGGCCGGCGTCGTCCACGCTCTCGGCCAGCGGGTCCACCCCGCCGTGCCGGGGCGTGTGCTCCGGGGGTGGCGGCGGGGCCAGCCGCGGTGGTGGGGCCTCGGCGGCCGGGGGCGGTGAATGGGGTGGCGGCGGCGGGGGCGTGGCCGCGGCGGGAGCGGGGGGCGCCGGCGCGAACGGGCGCTCGTTCGGCGGCTCGAACGGGCGCTCGTTTGAGGGCTCGCTCGTGGGCGCGAAGTTGCGGGCACCGTAGTCGCGGTACTCCGCGGAGTGGCGCGAGCGTGCGCGGCGACCGGACTGGCCGTACGGCGGTGGGGTCACCCGCTCGACGGACGGGGCGGCCCAGGCCTCGTCCGGTTCGGAGTGGCGGGCGCGCCGACGCCGGCCGGATGTCTCGTCGGCCGGTGCGCCGGCGGGCTCGGAGCCGGCCCACTGGCTGCCCGGCGTTCCGGGCGGCAGCCATAGTCCGGACGAACCGACCGGCTGCCAACCCTGCGGTTGCGGCTGGGGCTCCGGCTCCGGAGCTGGTGGTGGGGGCGGTTGGTGAAACGGCTCGAATCGCGGTTCCGGCTGCGGCGGCG includes:
- a CDS encoding type III pantothenate kinase, yielding MLLAIDVRNTHTVVGLISGSKEHAKVVQHWRIRTESEATADELALTIDGLIGEDSERLTGAAALSTVPSVLHEVRIMLDQYWPAVPHVLIEPGVRTGIPLLVDNPKEVGADRIVNCLAAFHRFQSAAIVIDFGSSICVDVVSAKGEFLGGAIAPGVQVSSDAAAARSAALRRVELSRPRSVVGKNTVECMQSGAVFGFAGLVDGLVGRIREDVEGFAGDDVAVVATGHTAPLLLPELHTASQYDQHLTLQGLRLVFERNRDAQRGRLKTAR
- the panD gene encoding aspartate 1-decarboxylase; translation: MLRTMLKSKIHRATVTQADLHYVGSVTIDADLMDAADLLEGEQVTIVDIDNGARLVTYAITGERGSGVIGINGAAAHLVHPGDLVILIAYGTMEDAEARSYRPRIVFVDTDNKPIDLGDDPAFVPADAAELLDPRIVAR
- the panC gene encoding pantoate--beta-alanine ligase, whose protein sequence is MTPGRPPAFKAGELNLYSRPSDVTDVCRALRHTGRRVMLVPTMGALHDGHLTLVRAAKRVPGAVVAVSIFVNPLQFGAGEDLDAYPRTLDDDLALLRGEGVEIVFAPTAAAMYPDGLRTTVQPGPLAADLEGGPRPTHFAGVLTVVCKLLQIVRPDRVFFGEKDYQQLVLIRQMVADLNIDVGVVGVPTVREADGLAMSSRNRYLDPAQREAAVAVSAALTAAAHAADAGPRAALDAARAVLEAVPELTVDYLELRGADLGPLQDNRTGRLLVAVRLGRTRLLDNIAIELGTETTSPAPVGPDGYRHTRESSWRN
- a CDS encoding Rossmann-like and DUF2520 domain-containing protein, with protein sequence MVQFDGLRPARLKVGIISAGRVGTALGVALERADHVVVACSAISHASRQRAQRWLPDTPVVPPPDVAAGAELLLLAVPDSELAGLVSGLAATSSVRPGTIVAHTSGANGVGILAPLTRDGCIPLAIHPAMTFTGSDEDISRLPDTCFGITAADDVGYAIGQSLVLEMGGEPFFVREEARVLYHAALAHAGNHLVTVLADALEALRAALRGSELLGQESVDDQPGGIAERIVGPLARAALENTLQRGQAALTGPVARGDAAAVAGHLAALNQVDPELGQAYRVNALRTARRAHAPADVVRVLAG